A single genomic interval of Spinacia oleracea cultivar Varoflay chromosome 6, BTI_SOV_V1, whole genome shotgun sequence harbors:
- the LOC110778459 gene encoding uncharacterized protein — translation MFKWRSERNRITAIFKLQFHATQVSEYGGNGLVVSVVPAENGKPTARLEKSSVRENCCYWEDQIYETVKFIQDPKTGKIHERIYYFLVSTGSPKSSLVGEFSVNIGDYVAATKACSVSFPFKNSNSDSYLHVSIQRVQENSNLSRVVQRDLEENEDLRIKEDAKSLRRHFSNGNVEQAAKSNSIEDQPLRKTASHPVGLNGTRRGSNGSDITLSSSDSSSGLNTPRELGVRTIDTCKDQTSNSSGCQDQQKTQWDLAIVPVNDSSTEYSMNSPRDFFPNMRSPMGLDDSADILKADLVALSRRAEVSELELQTLRKQIVKESKKGQDLLREIFSLKEERNAFKEECEKLKSSRKRSDDLRVKSKFQFEGDPWTLVELIREELSYEKDMNANLRIQLQKTQDSNDELLLAVQDLEEILEKNNKGVSHLPNRSISGESAVETEESILKGQSDDDEAQKALEDLVRQHSDAQGTYLLEQKVMDLCSEIEMYRRDKDELEMQMEQLALDYEILKQENHEFSTRLEQSHLQDQLKMQCDGSSSYTSMREFEAQRLQLENELDEKSEELSHCLAAIKDLEARNSSLEEDLRKQADGYEAEIKAVTSSQMEQQQKADRAEAALNESGAVINELETMIEEFKKERKKHLEELSSSLAAIEELEIHNYNLEEELEKQAHKFEADMEALVHAKLEQEQRASKAEETVSDSSATINELETHIKKLEKELKKQSEESSDNLASVKELEAHVQNLEEELEKQAEGFEADLEAVTHAKVEQEQRAIRAEETLRLMRWKNANTAARIQDEFKRLSSQMQSSFNANEKLASKALTETSELRMQNRQLQDMLQKANEELESAKDEYEIKLHEMYSQINTKSTRVKQMEEEIKEKSKQVDTLKKQSDEFQRSVSAQQLDHISEIQILISENKSLTEQMKALTKERDILFLRENTECDNPAEEVAGKSLEELIMLRNLKHEKEQAVTSLKFEVEELKFQCDNLKHSLYEDELEKEKLRTQVFQLKADLKKKDEAIVSIEKKFKESSGRAVVQDKPKATSKNTKSDRCPKEVGSKEVTTLKERIKLLEEQVKLKEASLETSTNAFLTKEKCLNGKIEELETRMRELDQNDPIVGHDEVKQEKVSACTEEDTTGNMPGEASVIDETSNNVEPNSDSQIESDSQQKPPVIDSGDQQKIDVLLKEMILLKEQNKSMEFELNEMQERYSEISLKFAEVEGERQQLIMRVRNLKNAKKS, via the exons ATGTTTAAGTGGAGGAGTGAGCGTAATAGGATCACTGCTATCTTCAAATTACAGTTCCACGCTACTCAA gTATCTGAGTACGGCGGAAATGGATTGGTGGTGTCGGTCGTGCCGGCGGAGAACGGGAAACCGACGGCGAGATTGGAGAAGTCGAGTGTGAGAGAGAATTGTTGTTACTGGGAGGATCAAATTTATGAAACAGTCAAATTTATTCAAGATCCTAAAACTGGAAAGATTCATGAGAGAATCTACTACTTTCTCGTTTCAACC GGATCACCTAAAAGTAGCTTAGTGGGAGAGTTTTCTGTAAATATTGGGGATTATGTTGCTGCAACAAAGGCTTGTTCTGTTTCTTTTCCGTTCAAGAACTCCAATTCGGATTCTTATTTGCAT GTTTCTATTCAAAGGGTACAGGAAAATAGTAATCTCAGCAGAGTTGTCCAAAG AGATCTTGAAGAAAATGAAGATTTGAGAATCAAAGAGGATGCTAAGAGCTTGAGACGACATTTTAGCAATGGTAATGTAGAGCAAGCCGCCAAGTCCAATTCTATTGAA GATCAACCCTTGAGAAAGACAGCGTCACATCCAGTGGGGTTAAATGGTACACGTAGAGGATCCAATGGTTCGGACATCACATTGTCGAGTTCTGATAGCAGCTCTGGACTGAATACTCCGCGAGAACTTGGAGTAAGAACTATCGACACCTGCAAAGATCAGACCTCAAATAGTTCAGGCTGTCAAGATCAGCAGAAAACACAGTGGGATTTGGCAATTGTCCCTGTTAATGATTCGAGCACAGAATATTCGATGAACAGCCCTAGGGATTTCTTTCCCAATATGAGGTCTCCGATGGGTTTGGATGATTCTGCCGATATTCTCAAAGCCGACCTTGTTGCTTTATCTAGGAGGGCGGAAGTGTCTGAGTTAGAGTTGCAAACTCTGCGAAAGCAGATTGTGAAGGAAAGCAAAAAAGGGCAGGATTTGTTGAGAGAAATCTTTAGCTTGAAAGAGGAGAGAAATGCATTCAAGGAAGAATGTGAAAAGCTCAAGTCCTCTCGTAAACGTTCTGATGATCTAAGAGTCAAAAGCAAATTCCAGTTTGAGGGGGATCCTTGGACTCTTGTTGAATTAATCAGAGAAGAGCTCAGTTATGAGAAGGATATGAATGCCAATCTTCGGATCCAGCTGCAGAAGACGCAAGATTCTAATGACGAGTTGCTTCTTGCAGTGCAGGATTTGGAGGAGATATTGGAGAAGAATAATAAAGGAGTTTCCCATTTGCCAAACAGGTCAATATCTGGAGAAAGTGCGGTAGAGACTGAAGAGAGTATCCTAAAGGGTCAGAGTGATGATGATGAAGCGCAAAAGGCTCTGGAAGACCTTGTAAGGCAACATAGTGATGCACAGGGGACATATTTACTTGAACAGAAGGTCATGGACTTGTGTAGTGAAATCGAAATGTATAGGCGAGATAAAGATGAGTTAGAGATGCAGATGGAGCAGCTTGCCCTAGATTATGAAATATTGAAGCAAGAGAACCATGAATTTTCTACTAGATTGGAACAAAGTCATCTCCAAGATCAGCTGAAGATGCAATGTGATGGCTCAAGTTCTTATACTTCTATGAGAGAATTTGAAGCCCAGAGACTGCAGCTTGAAAATGAACTTGATGAAAAATCCGAAGAACTATCACATTGTTTAGCAGCAATAAAGGATCTTGAAGCTCGTAATTCAAGCCTTGAAGAAGATCTACGGAAACAAGCAGATGGATATGAAGCTGAGATAAAAGCTGTTACAAGTTCCCAAATGGAACAGCAGCAGAAAGCTGACCGAGCAGAAGCAGCTCTTAATGAGTCTGGTGCTGTTATAAATGAACTTGAAACTATGATAGAGGAGTTCAAGAAAGAACGTAAAAAGCACTTAGAAGAGTTGTCAAGCTCTTTGGCTGCCATAGAGGAGCTTGAAATTCATAACTATAACCTGGAGGAAGAACTAGAGAAACAAGCACATAAATTTGAAGCTGATATGGAAGCCCTTGTTCATGCCAAACTGGAACAAGAGCAGAGAGCATCAAAAGCCGAAGAAACTGTTTCCGATTCTAGTGCCACCATAAATGAGCTCGAAACCCACATCAAGAAACTGGAGAAAGAACTCAAAAAGCAGTCAGAAGAGTCTTCTGATAATTTGGCTTCAGTAAAGGAACTTGAAGCTCATGTCCAGAACCTTGAGGAAGAGCTAGAGAAACAGGCAGAAGGGTTTGAAGCTGATCTGGAGGCGGTTACTCATGCCAAAGTGGAGCAGGAGCAGCGAGCAATACGGGCAGAAGAAACCCTGAGATTGATGAGGTGGAAAAATGCTAATACAGCTGCAAGAATTCAAGATGAATTCAAAAGATTGTCCTCACAAATGCAGTCGTCATTTAATGCTAATGAGAAGCTTGCTAGCAAAGCCTTGACTGAAACTAGTGAATTACGAATGCAGAATCGTCAGCTTCAGGATATGCTTCAGAAGGCCAATGAAGAGCTTGAGTCAGCTAAagatgaatatgaaataaaactGCATGAAATGTACAGTCAAATCAACACAAAATCAACTCGGGTGAAGCAGATGGAGGAGGAAATTAAAGAGAAGTCCAAACAGGTGGATACCCTGAAAAAACAAAGTGATGAATTCCAGAGAAGTGTTTCAGCTCAGCAACTGGATCATATATCAGAGATACAGATACTTATCTCTGAAAACAAGTCGCTGACTGAACAGATGAAAGCATTGACCAAAGAAAGAGATATTCTTTTTCTAAGGGAGAATACAGAATGCGACAATCCAGCAGAGGAGGTGGCAGGAAAGTCTCTTGAGGAATTGATTATGTTGAGAAATCTCAAGCATGAAAAGGAACAAGCAGTTACAAGTCTGAAATTTGAAGTGGAAGAACTAAAATTTCAGTGTGACAACTTGAAGCATTCTTTATACGAGGAtgagttggagaaagagaaactaaGGACACAAGTGTTCCAACTCAAAGCTGATCTAAAGAAGAAGGATGAAGCGATTGTGAGTATTGAGAAGAAGTTCAAAGAGAGTAGTGGACGAGCTGTAGTTCAAGACAAACCCAAAGCTACTTCTAAAAATACAAAATCTGACCGGTGTCCGAAAGAGGTTGGTTCTAAAGAAGTAACCACGTTGAAGGAAAGAATAAAATTACTTGAG GAGCAAGTTAAGTTGAAGGAAGCTTCCTTAGAGACCTCTACAAATGCGTTCCTGACGAAGGAGAAGTGTCTTAATGGAAAAATTGAGGAATTAGAAACTAGAATGAGAGAACTCGATCAGAATGATCCAATCGTTGGCCATGATGAAGTAAAACAG GAAAAGGTTTCCGCTTGTACTGAAGAAGACACTACAGGAAATATGCCTGGAGAAGCAAGCGTCATAGATGAAACTTCCAACAATGTGGAGCCAAACAG TGACAGTCAAATAGAATCTGATAGCCAACAAAAACCGCCTGTCATTGATTCTGGAGACCAGCAGAAGATTGATGTTTTGTTGAAAGAGATGATTTTGTTAAAGGAACAGAACAAATCCATGGAATTTGAACTAAATGAAATGCAAGAGAGGTACTCAGAGATAAGTCTGAAGTTCGCCGAAGTAGAAGGTGAACGACAACAACTTATTATGAGAGTTCGCAACCTTAAGAATGCTAAGAAGAGCTGA
- the LOC110778029 gene encoding protein LURP-one-related 11: MAKVHPHLLSSPSSSRSSGETTEKFTVWMKSLVLNGNGCTIYDSTGNIVYRIDNYDTKCSSQVLLMDLKGKVLSTLIRKKLRVKEHWNGYKNDRVLKNERPWFKVNKISKVFNKKGKGFSCQVTIEGDESRALSCFTIQGCAQKSEFEIIRGDGLVVAQVKRKKSTSGIMLGNDVLSLEMEPKMEQSFIISLVVVHGLISHKL, from the exons ATGGCGAAAGTTCACCCTCATCTCTTATCTTCTCCTTCATCGTCGCGTTCGTCGGGAGAAACCACCGAGAAATTTACAGTTTGGATGAAATCTCTAGTCCTTAACGGCAATGGTTGCACCATCTATGATTCTACGGGTAATATCGTGTATCGTATCGATAATTACGATACTAAGTGTAGTAGCCAAGTCTTGTTAATGGATCTTAAGGGAAAAGTCTTAAGCACCTTGATTCGTAAG AAGTTGAGAGTTAAAGAACATTGGAATGGGTACAAAAATGATAGAGTACTTAAAAATGAGAGGCCATGGTTTAAAGTAAACAAGATAAGCAAGGTTTTTAACAAgaaaggaaaaggtttttcTTGTCAAGTTACAATCGAAGGTGACGAATCTCGAGCATTATCGTGTTTTACAATCCAAGGATGTGCTCAAAAATCAGAATTCGAGATTATTCGAGGCGATGGCCTTGTGGTCGCACAG GTTAAGAGAAAGAAATCGACAAGCGGAATAATGTTGGGAAATGATGTATTAAGCTTGGAAATGGAGCCTAAAATGGAACAATCCTTCATAATATCACTTGTTGTAGTTCATGGTTTAATTTCTCATAAACTTTGA